A single genomic interval of Streptococcus suis harbors:
- the pbp3 gene encoding D-alanyl-D-alanine carboxypeptidase PBP3 — protein MRKFLLTLTTVIALFFTSTPILAEDFSVAAKHAIAVEVSSGKILYEQDAETKASIASISKTLSIYLVYEAMAKGEITLDTMVDISDYPYSLTSNTELSNVNLDERSYSVRDLLNASLITSSNSAIIALAEKIAGSEAAFVDRMKAKVQEWGITDAKIVNVSGLDNTDLGENIYPGSSPEDVNMFSALDVTIIARRLILDYPQVLDITSLNAYDFGGYTYYSTNQMLSDGTHARGGVDGLKTGTSNSAGSSFLATTQQTGMRIITVVLNATDGLTSPENRFVATNDLMNYVYSNFSLVTLVRKGEAFEDSKIKVFNGEKETSPVVAAADLTVVQRNQSDNVPTATFTTDIKEIDAPLKAGSLVGKLQLKDQDLIGKGYISEQANVDMIIPSDMKEASWPFSWWNQFVRYVNEKL, from the coding sequence ATGCGTAAATTTTTACTAACACTCACTACAGTTATTGCTCTTTTTTTCACTTCCACACCTATTTTGGCAGAAGATTTTTCTGTTGCAGCTAAGCATGCTATCGCAGTTGAAGTAAGTAGCGGCAAAATCTTGTATGAGCAAGATGCCGAAACCAAAGCAAGCATTGCTTCTATCAGTAAGACATTGAGCATTTACCTGGTCTACGAAGCAATGGCAAAGGGTGAAATCACTTTAGATACTATGGTAGATATTTCTGATTATCCCTATAGCCTCACTTCTAATACAGAATTAAGCAACGTCAACCTTGATGAACGTTCCTATTCAGTAAGAGACCTATTAAACGCTTCTTTAATAACATCATCCAATAGTGCTATTATTGCTCTGGCAGAAAAAATAGCCGGTAGCGAAGCTGCATTCGTGGATCGAATGAAAGCAAAAGTCCAAGAATGGGGAATTACCGACGCAAAGATTGTCAATGTATCCGGACTAGACAATACCGACTTGGGTGAAAATATTTATCCAGGCTCCAGTCCTGAAGATGTAAATATGTTTTCAGCCCTAGATGTTACTATCATTGCAAGACGATTAATACTCGACTATCCTCAGGTACTCGACATTACCTCACTAAACGCCTACGATTTTGGTGGCTACACTTACTATAGCACCAACCAAATGCTAAGCGATGGTACTCACGCTCGTGGAGGGGTTGACGGCTTAAAAACAGGAACCTCAAACTCAGCAGGTTCAAGTTTTCTTGCAACAACTCAACAAACTGGTATGCGCATTATCACAGTAGTATTGAATGCCACTGATGGGCTGACCTCTCCAGAAAATCGATTTGTCGCGACAAATGATTTGATGAACTATGTTTATTCTAACTTTTCGCTTGTTACGCTAGTAAGAAAAGGTGAAGCTTTTGAAGATAGCAAGATAAAGGTTTTCAATGGTGAAAAAGAAACAAGTCCTGTTGTTGCGGCAGCAGATTTAACTGTTGTTCAACGAAATCAATCTGATAATGTCCCCACCGCAACTTTCACAACGGATATAAAAGAAATTGATGCTCCCCTCAAAGCAGGAAGCTTGGTTGGCAAACTGCAACTGAAAGATCAAGATCTCATAGGAAAAGGTTATATTTCCGAGCAAGCTAATGTCGATATGATTATCCCTAGCGATATGAAAGAAGCGTCCTGGCCTTTCTCTTGGTGGAATCAATTTGTCCGCTATGTTAATGAAAAATTATAA
- the sufB gene encoding Fe-S cluster assembly protein SufB: protein MSEERIEPTPIDLGEYKFGFHDENVELVASTGKGLNEDVIREMSRIKGEPEWMLEFRLKSYQTFKKMPMQTWGADLSELDFDDIVYYQKPSDKPARSWDDVPDKIKETFERIGIPEAERAYLAGASAQYESEVVYHNMKEEYDKHGIIFTDTDTALKEHPELFKKYFGKLVPPSDNKLAALNSAVWSGGTFIYVPKGVKLDIPLQTYFRINNEGTGQFERTLIIVDEGASVHYVEGCTAPTYSTASLHAAIVEIIAHEGAYMRYTTIQNWSDNVYNLVTKRARAEKNATVEWIDGNLGAKTTMKYPAVYLEGEGARGTMLSIAFANKGQVQDTGAKMIHNAPRTSSSIVSKSIARGGGEVNYRGQVTFAKNSAKSISHIECDTIIMDDISKSDTIPFNEIHNSQVALEHEAKVSKISEEQLYYLMSRGLSESEATEMIVMGFVEPFTKELPMEYAVELNRLIAYEMEGSVG from the coding sequence ATGTCAGAAGAAAGAATTGAACCAACCCCGATTGACCTTGGGGAATACAAATTCGGTTTCCATGACGAGAACGTGGAACTAGTGGCTTCAACTGGTAAGGGCTTGAACGAAGATGTCATTCGTGAAATGTCCCGTATCAAAGGCGAGCCTGAATGGATGTTGGAATTCCGGTTGAAATCCTACCAAACCTTCAAGAAAATGCCGATGCAGACTTGGGGAGCCGATTTGTCTGAACTGGATTTTGATGATATTGTTTACTATCAAAAACCGTCAGATAAACCAGCACGCAGCTGGGACGATGTGCCAGACAAAATCAAAGAAACCTTTGAACGCATCGGTATCCCAGAAGCCGAGCGTGCTTACCTGGCAGGTGCTTCTGCCCAGTACGAATCGGAAGTGGTCTACCACAACATGAAAGAAGAGTACGACAAGCACGGCATTATCTTTACAGATACCGACACGGCTCTCAAGGAACATCCAGAACTCTTCAAAAAATACTTTGGAAAACTTGTTCCGCCGTCAGATAATAAACTAGCTGCCCTCAACTCAGCGGTTTGGTCAGGTGGTACTTTCATCTACGTACCGAAAGGGGTTAAGTTGGATATTCCACTCCAAACCTATTTCCGAATCAACAATGAGGGGACAGGTCAGTTTGAACGCACCCTCATCATCGTAGATGAAGGAGCAAGTGTCCACTATGTAGAAGGCTGTACCGCTCCGACTTACTCAACGGCCAGCCTCCACGCTGCTATTGTGGAAATCATCGCCCACGAAGGTGCCTATATGCGTTACACGACCATTCAAAACTGGTCAGACAATGTCTATAACTTGGTAACCAAGCGTGCCCGTGCTGAGAAAAATGCCACAGTCGAGTGGATCGATGGAAACCTTGGTGCTAAGACGACCATGAAATACCCTGCGGTTTACTTGGAAGGCGAAGGTGCGCGTGGAACTATGCTATCCATTGCCTTTGCCAACAAGGGTCAGGTACAGGATACCGGTGCTAAGATGATTCACAATGCACCACGGACCTCGTCGTCTATCGTATCCAAATCCATTGCCCGTGGCGGTGGAGAAGTCAACTACCGCGGTCAAGTGACTTTTGCTAAAAACTCAGCCAAGTCAATCAGCCACATTGAATGTGATACCATTATCATGGATGATATTTCCAAATCAGATACCATTCCATTTAATGAAATCCATAACTCACAAGTGGCCCTCGAACACGAAGCCAAAGTATCAAAAATCTCAGAAGAACAGCTCTATTACCTCATGAGCCGTGGCCTATCCGAATCAGAAGCCACAGAGATGATTGTCATGGGCTTTGTCGAACCATTCACCAAAGAACTCCCAATGGAATACGCAGTCGAACTCAACAGACTGATTGCCTATGAGATGGAGGGGTCGGTTGGTTAG
- the sufU gene encoding Fe-S cluster assembly sulfur transfer protein SufU, producing the protein MALSRLDSLYMAVVSEHSKSPRHRGSLDGVEKLELHNPTCGDVIELSVKIENEVITDIAFDGVGCTISTASASMMTEAVLGKEISQIQELAEIFSQMVQGQEDPRQKELGDASLLAGVAKFPQRIKCATLPWNALKKALERSDSAD; encoded by the coding sequence ATGGCCCTATCTAGATTAGATTCTCTTTATATGGCAGTTGTGTCTGAACACTCCAAGTCGCCTCGTCATCGCGGAAGCTTGGACGGAGTGGAAAAGTTAGAACTCCACAACCCAACCTGTGGCGATGTGATTGAATTGTCCGTCAAAATTGAAAATGAAGTGATTACCGATATTGCTTTTGACGGAGTTGGGTGCACCATTTCAACCGCATCAGCTTCTATGATGACTGAAGCAGTGCTTGGCAAAGAAATTAGTCAGATTCAAGAACTAGCAGAAATCTTCTCACAAATGGTCCAAGGCCAAGAAGACCCACGCCAGAAGGAACTGGGAGACGCCTCTCTCCTCGCAGGTGTTGCCAAATTCCCCCAACGCATCAAATGTGCTACTTTACCGTGGAATGCCCTGAAGAAAGCACTGGAACGAAGTGACAGTGCTGACTGA
- a CDS encoding cysteine desulfurase, with translation MDLERIRKDFPILDQVVNDEPLVYLDNAATTQKPQQVLDVLADYYQKDNANVHRGVHTLSERATARYEAARQKVADFIQAKSSKEILFTRGTTTSLNWVAQFAREILQPDQEVIISVQEHHSNIIPWQQACQQTGAKLRYVTLKDGELDMDHLRSLLSSKTKFVSLAHVSNVLGSVAPIGEIAELVHEVGAYLVVDGAQSVPHMAVNVQELDVDFYAFSGHKMLGPTGIGVLYGKEELLNLMSPVEFGGEMIDFVYEQSATWKELPWKFEAGTPNIAGAIGLGSAIDYLTEIGMDAIQAHEAELVDYIFPKLQAIPGLTVYGSQDLSKRTGVIAFNLDDLHPHDVATALDYEGVAVRAGHHCAQPLLRYLQVPATVRASFYIYNTKADCDKLVEAIIKTKEFFNGPI, from the coding sequence ATGGATTTGGAACGCATTCGCAAGGATTTTCCCATCCTAGACCAAGTTGTTAACGATGAGCCGCTGGTCTATTTGGACAATGCGGCGACCACTCAAAAACCGCAGCAGGTACTAGATGTGCTGGCGGATTATTACCAGAAGGACAATGCCAATGTCCACCGTGGCGTTCACACCTTGTCGGAACGGGCAACGGCTCGCTACGAGGCGGCTAGGCAGAAGGTGGCAGATTTTATCCAGGCCAAGTCTAGCAAGGAAATCCTCTTCACCAGAGGAACGACCACCAGTCTCAACTGGGTGGCTCAGTTTGCCAGAGAAATTCTCCAGCCAGACCAGGAAGTGATTATCTCGGTCCAAGAGCACCACTCCAATATCATCCCTTGGCAGCAAGCCTGTCAGCAAACAGGTGCCAAGCTCCGCTATGTGACCCTAAAAGACGGCGAGCTAGACATGGACCACCTACGGTCGCTACTATCTTCTAAGACCAAGTTCGTCTCCCTAGCCCACGTATCCAATGTCCTAGGTAGCGTGGCTCCTATTGGGGAAATAGCAGAGCTGGTGCATGAAGTTGGAGCTTACTTGGTGGTGGACGGAGCCCAGTCTGTTCCCCACATGGCCGTCAACGTGCAAGAATTAGACGTGGATTTCTATGCCTTTTCAGGTCATAAGATGTTAGGACCGACGGGAATCGGTGTCCTCTACGGCAAGGAAGAATTGCTCAATCTCATGTCACCAGTTGAATTCGGCGGCGAGATGATTGACTTTGTCTATGAGCAGTCAGCGACTTGGAAAGAATTGCCTTGGAAATTTGAAGCAGGAACGCCTAACATTGCAGGTGCCATTGGTCTGGGATCGGCCATTGATTACCTGACGGAAATTGGCATGGACGCTATCCAGGCCCACGAGGCAGAACTGGTTGACTACATCTTTCCTAAATTACAGGCTATTCCAGGCTTGACCGTTTATGGTAGTCAGGACCTGTCCAAGCGGACGGGAGTTATTGCCTTTAACTTGGACGACTTGCATCCACACGATGTGGCAACTGCCTTGGACTATGAAGGTGTTGCTGTGCGGGCTGGCCACCATTGTGCTCAACCGCTTCTCAGATATTTGCAGGTGCCTGCTACTGTACGAGCAAGTTTTTACATCTACAATACCAAGGCTGACTGTGATAAGTTGGTTGAGGCAATTATCAAGACAAAGGAGTTTTTCAATGGCCCTATCTAG
- the sufD gene encoding Fe-S cluster assembly protein SufD gives MTKEKIQEFSALQAEPTWLTDLRLKAFDKIAELDLPVIERVKFHRWNLGDGSLATNDEIGAVPDFTVIGDNPMLVQVGSQTVLEQLPVDLVEKGVVFTDFASAMDSIPDVIEKYLGAAVAYDEHKLAAYNTAYFNATAVLYVPDNVEIDQPVEALFYQASTSPVAFNKRVLIIAGKNAKLNYLERFESLGDGAVATSANIVVEVIALAGSQIKFAAIDRLGKHLDTYLNRRGYLGNDATIDWAIGLLNEGNVVADLDSELKGNGSHANLKVVGLSSGRQVQGVDTRVTNYGHNSVGHILQHGVILESGTLTFNGIGHIVRGAKGADAQQESRVLMLSDKARSDANPILLIDENEVTAGHAASIGQVDPEDMYYLMSRGLDRATAERLVVRGFLGAVITEIPVKEVRDQLIAVIEEKLTKR, from the coding sequence ATGACCAAAGAAAAGATTCAAGAATTTTCAGCCTTGCAGGCAGAACCAACTTGGTTGACAGACCTGCGCCTTAAGGCTTTTGACAAAATAGCAGAGCTGGACTTGCCGGTTATCGAGCGGGTCAAGTTTCACCGTTGGAATCTAGGTGACGGAAGCCTAGCTACAAATGATGAAATCGGAGCCGTTCCAGATTTCACAGTTATCGGTGACAATCCGATGTTGGTTCAAGTTGGCAGCCAAACAGTTCTAGAACAGTTGCCGGTTGACCTTGTAGAGAAAGGTGTAGTCTTTACAGACTTCGCATCGGCTATGGACAGCATTCCAGATGTCATTGAAAAATACCTCGGTGCTGCCGTAGCCTACGATGAGCACAAATTAGCGGCTTACAACACTGCCTATTTTAACGCAACTGCGGTACTTTACGTGCCAGACAATGTTGAAATTGACCAGCCAGTTGAGGCTCTTTTCTACCAAGCCAGCACCAGTCCAGTTGCCTTTAACAAACGTGTCCTCATCATCGCTGGAAAAAATGCCAAGCTTAATTATCTAGAACGCTTTGAAAGTCTGGGTGACGGAGCAGTAGCGACTTCAGCCAATATTGTTGTAGAAGTAATCGCTCTTGCTGGCAGCCAAATCAAGTTTGCGGCTATTGACCGACTTGGTAAGCATTTGGATACCTACCTCAACCGCCGTGGCTATCTCGGAAATGATGCAACGATTGACTGGGCCATTGGTCTGCTCAACGAAGGAAATGTGGTTGCCGATTTGGACAGCGAATTAAAAGGAAATGGTAGCCATGCCAACCTCAAGGTTGTCGGACTGTCATCAGGTCGTCAGGTCCAAGGTGTGGATACGCGCGTGACCAACTATGGACATAATTCGGTTGGTCACATCCTGCAACATGGGGTTATCTTAGAAAGTGGAACCTTGACGTTTAATGGTATCGGACACATTGTTCGTGGTGCTAAAGGTGCGGATGCCCAGCAGGAAAGCCGTGTCCTCATGCTGTCTGACAAGGCTCGCTCCGATGCCAACCCAATTCTCCTTATCGATGAGAATGAGGTCACAGCTGGACACGCAGCCTCAATCGGTCAGGTGGATCCAGAAGATATGTACTACCTCATGAGTCGCGGCCTGGACCGAGCAACAGCTGAACGCTTGGTTGTTCGCGGTTTCCTTGGTGCAGTCATTACCGAAATTCCTGTCAAGGAAGTTCGTGACCAACTGATTGCCGTGATTGAAGAAAAACTAACAAAGAGATAA
- the sufC gene encoding Fe-S cluster assembly ATPase SufC, whose protein sequence is MSVLEIKDLHVEIEGKEILKGVNLTLKTGEIAAIMGPNGTGKSTLSAAIMGNPSYEVTQGEILFDGVNILELEVDERARMGLFLAMQYPSEIPGITNAEFLRAAMNAGKEDEDKISVRDFITKLDEKMELLNMKEEMAERYLNEGFSGGEKKRNEILQLLMLEPTFALLDEIDSGLDIDALKIVSKGINAMRGEGFGAMIITHYQRLLNYITPDVVHVMMEGRVVLSGGPELAQRLEKEGYVQVAAELGIDYKEDDI, encoded by the coding sequence ATGTCAGTATTAGAAATCAAAGACCTTCATGTGGAAATTGAAGGCAAAGAAATCTTGAAGGGTGTGAATTTGACCCTTAAAACAGGTGAAATTGCAGCCATCATGGGACCGAACGGAACAGGGAAATCCACCCTTTCAGCAGCCATCATGGGTAATCCAAGTTATGAAGTTACCCAAGGTGAGATTCTGTTTGACGGTGTCAATATTTTAGAATTAGAAGTCGATGAACGTGCCCGTATGGGACTCTTCTTGGCGATGCAATACCCGTCAGAAATTCCAGGGATTACTAATGCGGAATTCCTTCGTGCTGCAATGAACGCTGGTAAGGAAGATGAAGACAAAATCTCAGTCCGCGACTTCATTACTAAACTGGATGAAAAAATGGAACTTCTCAACATGAAAGAGGAAATGGCAGAGCGTTATCTCAACGAAGGTTTCTCAGGTGGTGAGAAAAAACGCAATGAAATCCTACAACTACTCATGTTAGAGCCAACTTTCGCCCTTCTTGATGAGATTGACTCAGGTTTGGACATCGATGCCCTTAAAATCGTGTCAAAGGGTATCAACGCTATGCGTGGTGAAGGCTTTGGTGCCATGATTATTACCCACTACCAACGCTTGCTCAACTACATCACTCCTGATGTTGTCCATGTCATGATGGAAGGTCGTGTCGTGCTTTCAGGCGGACCAGAATTGGCGCAACGCTTGGAAAAAGAAGGTTATGTCCAAGTCGCAGCAGAGCTTGGCATCGACTACAAAGAAGATGACATTTAA